The stretch of DNA CCTGCGATGGCCGCGCTCGTGAGGTTCGAGAGTGAGCCCGCCAGGATTGCCCGGAGCCCGTAGCGGGCGACCTCGGAGCGCCGCTCCGGAACGAGGCTCGAGAAGCTCGCAAGCTGGATCGCGATCGAGGCGAAATTCGCGAAGCCGCACAGGGCAAAGCAGACGATCGCCTGCGAGCGCGGGTCGAGCGTGCCGGCCTTCAGCGTCGGTGACAGGTTGGCGTAGGCGAAGAATTCATTGAAGGCGAGCTTCTGGCCGATCGCGCCGCCGACCAGCGTCGCGTGCTCCCAAGGAACACCGAGAATCCACGCCAGCGGGCCCAGCGCCCAGCCGAATACGCCCTCGAACGAGGCGCCGGGATAGCCGAACCAGCCCCCCGCGGTACCGAGGAGCCCGTCCGCCAGCGCGATGAGGCCCACGAAGGCGATCAGCATGGCGCCGACCGAGACGGCCACCGCCAAGCCCTTCTGCGTGCCGTCCGCCGCCGCCTCGATGATGTTGGCCGCGCGGGTTTCGCCGAACTCCACCCGGGTGGTGGCGATCCGGGTCGGCTCGGTGGAGGGCATGAGGATCTTGGCGTAGAGCAGGCCGCCGGGGATCGCCATCACCGAGGCGGCGAGCAGGTAGGTCATCGGGACGCCGAGGGCGGCGTAGCCGGCCAGGATCGAGCCCGCCGTGGACGAGGCGCCGCTCGACATGACCGCGAACAGCTCGGCACCGGTCAGGAGCGCGAGGAACGGGCGTAGAGCCACCGCGATCTCGCTCTGACCGATGGCGATCGTAATGACGGCAGCGAAGGACTCGATCGGCGCTGTGCCGAGGATCCGCTGGAGGACCGCACCAAGGCCGCGGGCCAGGACCTGCATCAGGCCGACGTGATAGAGCACCGCGATCAGAGCCGAGACGTAGAGGATCTGCGGCAGCACCCGCAGCGCCAGGATGAAGCCCGAGCCCCCGAACAGCTCGAACATCTTCGGCTCGACGAGGCCGCCGAACAGGAAGGCCGTGCCGCGGTCGCCGTAGGACAGCACCGTCACCACCGCGTCGGCGGCCGCCACCAGCGCGGCCTGACCGGCGGGCAGGAACAGGACCAGCGCCCCGAGCCCCACCTGGAGTGTGAGGGCCGCCAGCACGACCCGCGGGCGGATCGCGCGGCGGTTCGTGGAGAACAGGGCCGCGACGGCGAGCAGCAGCAGGAGGCTGAGGCCGGCATGGGTCAGGCGGTCGAGCATCGCGTCCTTCGGGTCCGAGCTTGGCCGGCGCTTATGGAAGGTTCGGGCCAGCGACCGTCAATCCGGTCGATCCGGCGCGAGATAGGGGGTGAACAGGTCTCGGACCTGCGCGAAGCCCCAGTCGAGATCGGCCTCGGTCAGCGCACTACCGCCCTGGGGACGATGGCTCATCCAGTGGCTGGACACGATCCAGGCATTGTCGATGAGGCGCCCGAGGGCGTCGGGGCCGATCCGGAGCCGCCCGGCCCGCGCCGCCGCCTCGAAGACGCCGCGGGCCAGATCCTGCGTCTGCGCCCGCAGCGCGTGGACACGCGGGCGCAGGGCCGGCGCGATCTCCACCATGGCGATCCCGTCCCGGTAGACGCAGCGGTAGCGCCAGATCAGGTCGAACCACGCCCGCTGGTAGGCGAGCAGCGCCTCCGGCGCCGCGGGATCCGCCGGCATCCGGCCGGCAACCGCCACGGCCTCCGCCTCGAAGCCGGCGAACATCGCCTCCACGAGGCCACTCTTGCGCGGGAAATGATACTGCAGGTTCCCCTCGCGAATCCCCGTCGCCGCGGCGATCTCCGCCGTCGTCACGCGGCCCAGGCCGCGGGCGTTGAACAGCGCCAGGCTCACCGCCAGGATCCGGTCGCGCGTGCTCGGCGCGGCCGGGGGCGGCATCCTCTCGTCCTTCAATGATGCTCGGCCGCGCGCCATGGTCCGTCGTCTCGCCTAGGGTGTTCACCCTAGACAATCTCCGGAGCGGAGGCTATCCCTCGCGCCAGGCCCGGACCAACCGGCAAGACGGGAGGCACAGATTGGCTCAGAGGTTTCAGCTCGCAGGCGCGGTCGCGCTGATCACCGGCGCGGCGAGCGGCATCGGAGCCGCCCTGGCGGCGGGTCTGGCCGCCAAGGGCTGCAGCCTCCTGCTGGTGGACCGGGATCCGGTCGGCCTCGAGGACGTCGCCCGGCAGGTTCGCGGACGCGGCACCACGGTCGAGACCCGGATCGTCGATCTCGTGGATGCGGACGCGATCCGCGCGCTGCCAGACTGGGCACAGGACCGGTTCGGGCGCCTCGACATCCTGATCAACAATGCCGGCGTGGCGCTCGGCGGCCGGTTCGACGAGACGCATCTCGACGATTTCGAGTGGCTGATGGACATCAACCTGCGCGCGGTCGTGCGCATGTGCCACGCCTTCCTGCCGATGCTGCGCGCCCGGCCGGCGGCACAGATCGTCAACCTGTCGAGCCTGTTCGGGCTGATCGCGCCTCCCGGCCAGGTCGCTTACTGCACCAGCAAGTTCGGGGTCCGGGGCTTCTCTGAGGCCCTGCGCCACGAATACGAGGGCACCGGGCTCGGGATCACGGTCGTCCATCCGGGCGGGGTCGCCACCGCCATCTCCCGCAACGCCCGCGGCCGCCGGCCGCCCTCCGACCCCGAGGCGGCCAAGCGTGCAGCGGTCGAGGACGAGAAGGGGCGCGAGGCCTTCGGCAAGCTCCTGACCCTTCCGCCCGCCGACGCCGCGCACGCGATCATCCGCGGCATCGAGGCCCGGGCGCCGCGCATCGTCATCGGCAAGGATGCCCGGAACGCGGCGCTGATCCAGCGGCTGATGCCGGCCGGCTACTGGAAGACGATCGTGCGGCTGTCGGGCGGGAACCTCTGAGATGGCAAGCCTGCGCGCCTATATCGGCGCCTACATGATCCGCAGCCGGATCCGCGGTCCGCTGGCCCGGGCGCGGGACGCCGCCGCCTTCCGCCGCATCTTCGAGGCCCCGGCCTTCCCCGACCCTAAGGGCGTGACCTACGAGCCCGGGACCGTCGGGGGCATCCGCGGCGAGTGGGTGCGGCCGAGATCCGGGCCGGGACAGCGGATGCTCTACATCCACGGCGGCGGCTTCATCGCCTGCTCGCCGCGCACGCACCGGCCCGTGACGGGCGCGCTGGCCCTGCGCGGCTTCACGATCTTCGCCCCGGATTACCGCCTCGCCCCCGAGCACCCGTTCCCCGCCGCCGTCGAGGATGTCGTGGCGGTCTGGCGGGCCTTCAGCGCCGAGGGCGCGGCCTGCGTGGCCGGCGAGTCGGCCGGCGGCAATCTCGCCCTGGTCCTGATGGCCGAGGCCCGCGACCGCGGCCTGCCGATGCCCTGGGCCGCCGCCCTGTTCTCCGCCGCCACCGACTTCGTCTCCGAGGACGGCTCGCGGGTGACGAATGCGTGGCGCGACGCGATGTTCGACCCGCAGGCGCTCGCGGCGATCCGGCCGATGTATCTCGGCAAGGCCGACCCCGCCGACCCGCGGATCTCGCCGATCTACGGCGACCCGGCCGGCTTCCCGCCGCTGCTGTTCCACGTGGGCGACCGCGAGATCCTGCGCGACGATTCCGTGCGCATGGCGGAGCGGACCCGGGCGGCCGGGGTCGAGACGGAGCTGAAGGTCTTCCCCGTCGTCTCCCATGCCTGGCAGTTCGCGGCCCATATCCTGCCGGAGGCGCGGATCTCCCTTGACGAGGCCGCCGCCTTCCTGAAGGCCCGCGCGCCGAAATCCCACGCCAGCTCCGGGAGCCTCGTGCCATGACCGATCCTGCGGGCGAAACCGCCCCTGAACCGCTGGCGGTCCTCATCGTCGGCGCCGGCTTCTCCGGGCTGGCCATGGCGATCCGCTGCCGGCAGGCGGGGATCGGGCCGCTGCGGGTGATCGAGAAGAGCGACGGCCTCGGCGGCACGTGGCACGACAACACCTATCCGGGGGCAGCCTGCGACGTGCCCTCGCATCTCTATTCCCTCTCCTTCGCCCCGAAGGCCGACTGGAGCCGGATGTACGCCCCGCAACCGGAGATCCTGGCCTATCTGCGCAACACCGCCGAGCGCCACGGGCTGATGCCGGTGATCCAGTTCCGGACCACCTTTCAGGGCGCCACCTGGCACGAGGCGCGCGCCCTCTGGCACGTCGAGACCGACCGGGGGCCGATCACCGCGCGGGCGATCGTCTCCGGCATGGGGGGCCTGCATCACCCGGCCTATCCGGATATCCCCGGCCGCGAGTCCTTCGCGGGTCCCGCCTTCCACACGGCGGCGTGGGACCATGCCGTCGACCTCGCGGGCAAGCGCGTCGGGGTGATCGGCACGGGGGCGAGCGCGGTCCAGGTGGTGCCCGAGCTCGCCGCGATCACCGCCCAGCTCACCCTGTTCCAGCGCACGCCGCCCTGGATCATGCCCAAGAACGACCATGCCATCGCGGAGCGTGCCAAGGACCGGTACCGGAAGATCCCGTTCGCCCGGCAGCTGGAGCGGGCGCGGCTGTTCTGGCTCCACGAGATCCGCGCGCTGCTCGGCTTCACCAAGGTCTCGAAGCTGACCGCCCAGGCCGAGGGCCTGGCGCGCCGGCATCTCGCCAAGGCGGTCCCGGACAAAGTGCTGCGGGAAAAGCTGACGCCGAATTACCGGCTCGGCTGCAAGCGGGTGCTGATTTCCGACGATTACTACCCGGCCGTCCAGCGCCCGAACGTCACCCTGGAAACCGGGGTCATCACGGGGATCGCGCCGACCGGCGTGGTCACCGAAGGCGGCCACACGCACGACCTCGACGTGATCGTCTACGCCACGGGCTTCGACGTCACCGCGACCTTCGCGCGGATGAACCTCGTCGGGCGCGGCGGCCTGCGGCTGACCGAGGCCTGGGCCGGCGGCATGGGCGCCTACCAGGGCATCACCGTCGCGGGCTTTCCGAATTATTTCATGCTGCTCGGGCCGAATACCGGGCTCGGGCACAACTCGGTCGTGTCGATGATCGAGGTTCAGGTGCAGCACGTGCTCGACTGCCTGAAGGCCCTGCGCCGGGGCGCCCGGGCGATCGAGGTCCGCCCGGAGGCGCAGGCGCGCTTCCTCGACCGGATCCGCACCCGGTTGGCCGACAGCATCTGGCAGGCCGGGGGCTGCAAGAGCTGGTATCTCGACGCCGCGGGGCGCAACACGACCCTCTGGCCGGATTCGGTGATGGCCTACCGGCGCAGCGCCCGCCGGGCCCGGATGGCCGATTACCGGTTGGGCTGAGACTGGGTTCGGCGCTCAGAACGCGAAGCCGGCCTCCTCCGCGAAGGCATCGAGGCCGGGGAGCGACGCATCGAACAGCGGGCGCGCGCCGAAGGCGTCGCCGGCCCGGACGAACAGCGTCACCTTCGCGTTCCGGTGCGGGCCCATCACGCAGACCAGGCGGCCGCTATCCTTCAGCTGCTCCAGCAGCGCCTGCGGCCGGACCTCGACGCGTCCGTTGATCAGGATCACGTCGAACGGCGCCTGCTTGGGCGCGCCGGCGCCGATCGGGCCCTCCACCACCTGGACGGTGCTGCCGAGCCGGCCGCGCGCCTCGGCGGCGAGATCGGGAACCGATTCCAGCGCGGTCACCTGGGCGCCGAGTTGCGCCATGACCGCCGCGGCGTAGCCGTAGCCGCTGGCGACATCGAGGGCAGTGACGCCCGGCCGGACCCGCAGGGCCTGGATCATCCGCGCCAGCACCATCGGCGCCGGCATGCAGCGGGTCTCGCCGCCGGCCCCGTCGATGTGCAGGGTCTGGTCGATATACGCGAAGGGCTCGCGGCCCTTGGGCACGAACGTCTCGCGCGCCACGGTGTCGAACGCGTCGAGCACCGTATTGTCGTTCACGTCGAAGGTCCGCAACTGGCAGTCGACCATCATCCGCCGCGCCTGCGCGTAATCGATCATCGAACCCTGTCCTCGAACCGGATCGGAACGCCGCTTCGGCCGGGCTCCGGCAGGTCGCCGGTCCCCCGGCCAAGCCTAAGCTTTCCGGACGGGGGCGTTTTCGGAGATCGGTGCCCAAAACGCAAGGCGAGTGCGGGCGCAGCCGTCCGCGCGTCGCTCGGGGCCCCTTGGTCTGGTCGCGGCCGCGAATTTGTAACGCTGGCGTTCAGAATGCTGTCGACATGCGACGCCCAGCCTTCGCTTAATCGGCCCAGGGCTCCGACGGCCTAAGAACGAAAACGTTATTGGGGGGATCGAGGGATGTCTATCCGCGCTGTGCGCTTGCGTGCCTGCGTCGCTGCACTCTGCCTCGCGGTGCCGGCCGCCTCGCCGGCTGCGGCCCGGATCGTGGGCCTCGACATCACCGCCGTCGAGCCGTTCGCAGGCGGTGCGAGCTTCGGAGAGACCGGCGCCTACGAGCGGGTCACCGGCTTCGCCCGCGGGGAGATCGACCCGGCGGACCCCGCCAATGCCGGCATTGCCGACATCGCGCTGGCGCCGCGCAACGCGCGCGGCCTCGTCGAGTATCGCACGGACCTGTTCATCCTGCGCCCCAAGGACCCGGCGCGCGGCAGCGGTACGCTGGTCTACGAGGTGCTCAACCGGGGCCGGAAGTTCCTGTTCAACTGGGTGCTCGACGCGCCCGCCCAGGCCGCGCAGGCGGTCAA from Methylobacterium sp. PvR107 encodes:
- a CDS encoding NupC/NupG family nucleoside CNT transporter, translating into MLDRLTHAGLSLLLLLAVAALFSTNRRAIRPRVVLAALTLQVGLGALVLFLPAGQAALVAAADAVVTVLSYGDRGTAFLFGGLVEPKMFELFGGSGFILALRVLPQILYVSALIAVLYHVGLMQVLARGLGAVLQRILGTAPIESFAAVITIAIGQSEIAVALRPFLALLTGAELFAVMSSGASSTAGSILAGYAALGVPMTYLLAASVMAIPGGLLYAKILMPSTEPTRIATTRVEFGETRAANIIEAAADGTQKGLAVAVSVGAMLIAFVGLIALADGLLGTAGGWFGYPGASFEGVFGWALGPLAWILGVPWEHATLVGGAIGQKLAFNEFFAYANLSPTLKAGTLDPRSQAIVCFALCGFANFASIAIQLASFSSLVPERRSEVARYGLRAILAGSLSNLTSAAIAGLFVR
- a CDS encoding TetR/AcrR family transcriptional regulator; the encoded protein is MPPPAAPSTRDRILAVSLALFNARGLGRVTTAEIAAATGIREGNLQYHFPRKSGLVEAMFAGFEAEAVAVAGRMPADPAAPEALLAYQRAWFDLIWRYRCVYRDGIAMVEIAPALRPRVHALRAQTQDLARGVFEAAARAGRLRIGPDALGRLIDNAWIVSSHWMSHRPQGGSALTEADLDWGFAQVRDLFTPYLAPDRPD
- a CDS encoding SDR family oxidoreductase yields the protein MAQRFQLAGAVALITGAASGIGAALAAGLAAKGCSLLLVDRDPVGLEDVARQVRGRGTTVETRIVDLVDADAIRALPDWAQDRFGRLDILINNAGVALGGRFDETHLDDFEWLMDINLRAVVRMCHAFLPMLRARPAAQIVNLSSLFGLIAPPGQVAYCTSKFGVRGFSEALRHEYEGTGLGITVVHPGGVATAISRNARGRRPPSDPEAAKRAAVEDEKGREAFGKLLTLPPADAAHAIIRGIEARAPRIVIGKDARNAALIQRLMPAGYWKTIVRLSGGNL
- a CDS encoding alpha/beta hydrolase, which codes for MASLRAYIGAYMIRSRIRGPLARARDAAAFRRIFEAPAFPDPKGVTYEPGTVGGIRGEWVRPRSGPGQRMLYIHGGGFIACSPRTHRPVTGALALRGFTIFAPDYRLAPEHPFPAAVEDVVAVWRAFSAEGAACVAGESAGGNLALVLMAEARDRGLPMPWAAALFSAATDFVSEDGSRVTNAWRDAMFDPQALAAIRPMYLGKADPADPRISPIYGDPAGFPPLLFHVGDREILRDDSVRMAERTRAAGVETELKVFPVVSHAWQFAAHILPEARISLDEAAAFLKARAPKSHASSGSLVP
- a CDS encoding NAD(P)/FAD-dependent oxidoreductase; amino-acid sequence: MTDPAGETAPEPLAVLIVGAGFSGLAMAIRCRQAGIGPLRVIEKSDGLGGTWHDNTYPGAACDVPSHLYSLSFAPKADWSRMYAPQPEILAYLRNTAERHGLMPVIQFRTTFQGATWHEARALWHVETDRGPITARAIVSGMGGLHHPAYPDIPGRESFAGPAFHTAAWDHAVDLAGKRVGVIGTGASAVQVVPELAAITAQLTLFQRTPPWIMPKNDHAIAERAKDRYRKIPFARQLERARLFWLHEIRALLGFTKVSKLTAQAEGLARRHLAKAVPDKVLREKLTPNYRLGCKRVLISDDYYPAVQRPNVTLETGVITGIAPTGVVTEGGHTHDLDVIVYATGFDVTATFARMNLVGRGGLRLTEAWAGGMGAYQGITVAGFPNYFMLLGPNTGLGHNSVVSMIEVQVQHVLDCLKALRRGARAIEVRPEAQARFLDRIRTRLADSIWQAGGCKSWYLDAAGRNTTLWPDSVMAYRRSARRARMADYRLG
- a CDS encoding protein-L-isoaspartate O-methyltransferase yields the protein MIDYAQARRMMVDCQLRTFDVNDNTVLDAFDTVARETFVPKGREPFAYIDQTLHIDGAGGETRCMPAPMVLARMIQALRVRPGVTALDVASGYGYAAAVMAQLGAQVTALESVPDLAAEARGRLGSTVQVVEGPIGAGAPKQAPFDVILINGRVEVRPQALLEQLKDSGRLVCVMGPHRNAKVTLFVRAGDAFGARPLFDASLPGLDAFAEEAGFAF